The Chitinivorax tropicus genome includes a region encoding these proteins:
- a CDS encoding prolyl oligopeptidase family serine peptidase, with amino-acid sequence MIHALLRPAAFVACLLPAVAHAADDPYLWLEDVMGEKALKWVEERNALSLKELMGKPDYQPIHDKLLSIYNSKERIPGITKIGEHFYNLWRDEQHARGLWRRTTMAEYKKAEPAWETVLDLDAVAKEEGENWVWHGANCLEPKGRYCLISLSRGGADADVVREFDTVTKQFVKTGFTLPESKGEARWIDHNTLFVARDFGEGSMTDSGYPRLVKLWKRGQPLAEAKTLFEGVRTDLALSASKDFTPGFERELVTRSITFYTSEQFLRDRHGNLIKLEKPDDATAMPFRDQILIKLRSDWDVNGQIYPQGALIAMDFNRFLKGERQFSILFEPHTRKSLDGLIATRSALLINELDNVKNRVYELKRHRGKWQRRAVALPAFGAIGLAPVDPDRSDDYFITLTDFTTPTTLLMGTVGSDQRTPLKHMPAFYDAKGIKVTQEEATSKDGTKVPYFLVMHEDTKLDGKSPTILYGYGGFEVSLKPAYAANVGASWLNKGGVYVLANIRGGGEFGSGWHQAALKENRQRAYDDFIAIAEDLVARKVTSPEHLGIMGGSNGGLLVGAVMVQRPDLFKAVVCQVPLLDMLRYNKLLAGASWMGEYGNPEDPKDWEYISKYSPYQNVKAGVKYPRTLFTTSTRDDRVHPGHARKMVAHMTEQGHDVLYWENTEGGHGGAANTAQQAKMWALTFTFLLNELK; translated from the coding sequence ATGATTCACGCACTTCTCAGGCCAGCGGCATTTGTCGCATGTCTGCTCCCGGCTGTGGCCCATGCGGCTGATGATCCTTACCTTTGGCTTGAGGATGTGATGGGCGAAAAAGCCCTGAAATGGGTCGAGGAGCGGAACGCGCTGTCCTTGAAGGAGCTGATGGGTAAGCCTGACTATCAGCCAATTCACGACAAGCTGTTGTCGATCTACAACTCCAAGGAGCGCATTCCTGGCATCACCAAGATTGGCGAGCATTTCTACAATTTGTGGCGTGATGAGCAGCATGCCCGGGGCCTGTGGCGCCGCACGACCATGGCAGAATACAAAAAGGCGGAACCCGCCTGGGAAACGGTGCTGGATCTCGATGCGGTGGCCAAGGAAGAAGGCGAGAACTGGGTTTGGCATGGCGCCAACTGCCTGGAGCCCAAGGGACGCTATTGTCTGATTTCGCTATCGCGTGGTGGGGCAGATGCGGATGTGGTACGCGAGTTTGATACTGTCACCAAGCAATTTGTCAAAACCGGGTTCACCTTGCCTGAGTCAAAAGGCGAGGCCCGCTGGATCGACCACAATACCTTGTTCGTGGCTCGTGACTTTGGCGAAGGCTCAATGACTGATTCCGGCTACCCACGGTTGGTCAAGCTCTGGAAACGAGGCCAGCCATTGGCCGAGGCCAAAACCTTGTTTGAGGGTGTGCGCACAGACCTGGCTTTATCTGCCTCCAAGGATTTCACACCGGGTTTTGAGCGGGAGTTGGTCACCCGGTCCATCACCTTTTACACCAGCGAGCAGTTTCTGCGCGACCGACATGGCAATCTGATCAAGCTGGAGAAGCCAGACGATGCAACAGCCATGCCTTTTCGCGACCAGATTCTGATCAAATTGCGTTCGGATTGGGATGTGAATGGTCAAATCTATCCGCAGGGTGCGTTGATTGCGATGGACTTCAACCGGTTCCTGAAAGGTGAGCGTCAATTCTCGATACTGTTCGAGCCGCATACCCGCAAGTCATTGGATGGACTCATTGCCACCAGATCGGCCCTGCTGATCAATGAATTGGATAACGTCAAAAACCGGGTGTATGAGTTGAAACGCCACCGGGGCAAGTGGCAGCGACGTGCGGTCGCCTTGCCGGCGTTCGGGGCAATTGGGTTGGCGCCTGTGGACCCGGATCGGTCAGACGACTATTTCATCACTTTGACTGATTTCACCACCCCCACCACGCTGTTGATGGGTACAGTTGGCAGTGATCAGCGTACACCGCTCAAGCATATGCCCGCGTTCTACGATGCGAAAGGTATCAAGGTGACCCAGGAGGAAGCAACCTCGAAAGACGGCACCAAGGTTCCTTACTTCCTGGTGATGCACGAAGATACCAAGCTGGATGGCAAAAGCCCAACCATCCTCTATGGCTATGGCGGGTTTGAGGTGTCACTCAAGCCCGCCTATGCAGCCAATGTCGGGGCGAGCTGGTTGAACAAAGGTGGGGTGTATGTGCTGGCCAATATCCGTGGCGGGGGCGAGTTTGGCTCAGGCTGGCATCAGGCTGCGCTGAAGGAAAATCGGCAGCGGGCTTACGATGACTTCATTGCCATCGCAGAAGATCTGGTGGCCCGCAAGGTGACCTCCCCTGAGCATCTGGGCATCATGGGGGGCAGCAATGGTGGGCTGCTGGTTGGGGCGGTCATGGTGCAGCGCCCTGATCTGTTCAAGGCGGTGGTCTGCCAAGTACCTCTGCTCGATATGTTGCGTTATAACAAGCTGCTCGCCGGCGCATCTTGGATGGGCGAGTATGGTAACCCGGAAGACCCTAAGGACTGGGAGTACATTTCCAAGTATTCACCTTATCAGAATGTGAAGGCTGGGGTGAAATATCCACGTACACTGTTCACGACCTCGACCCGTGATGATCGGGTACACCCAGGCCATGCCCGTAAAATGGTCGCACACATGACCGAGCAAGGGCATGACGTGCTGTACTGGGAGAATACCGAGGGTGGCCATGGTGGTGCCGCCAACACCGCACAGCAGGCCAAGATGTGGGCGTTGACCTTTACCTTCCTGTTGAATGAGCTGAAGTAG
- a CDS encoding M48 family metalloprotease, with protein sequence MSKSPLLAAMMALALVGCATDGSQGGDVSSVAGALSSVSGAGTGATKGESRISAAGDLLNAATVSDSELKSVSAQQMAYSDKQAQVAPAKNKYAKRLARLTAKHMNEDGMKLNFKVYLTKDVNAFAAPDGSIRVYAGLMDLMNDDELLSVIGHEIGHVKHGHSLNALRTAYVTSAGRKAAAGAGGVVGALADSQLGALTEALVNNQFSQSQETQADDYGFEFMKKYKYKAAAMESAFRKLAQMSGKSSTFDKMMSSHPDAEGRAKRVKEKLSKGG encoded by the coding sequence ATGTCCAAATCCCCCCTGCTCGCAGCCATGATGGCCCTTGCCCTTGTCGGGTGCGCTACCGATGGCAGCCAAGGTGGCGACGTCAGCTCAGTTGCGGGTGCACTGAGTAGTGTGAGTGGCGCTGGCACCGGTGCCACCAAAGGCGAAAGCCGCATCAGCGCTGCAGGCGATCTGCTCAATGCCGCCACAGTGTCAGATAGTGAATTGAAAAGTGTTTCCGCTCAGCAGATGGCTTACTCTGACAAGCAAGCACAAGTTGCGCCAGCGAAGAACAAATATGCGAAGCGGCTGGCACGCCTGACGGCCAAGCACATGAACGAAGATGGCATGAAGTTGAACTTCAAGGTTTATCTGACCAAGGATGTCAACGCATTCGCCGCACCGGATGGCAGTATCCGTGTCTACGCCGGCTTGATGGATCTGATGAATGACGATGAGTTGCTGAGCGTCATCGGCCATGAAATCGGCCACGTCAAACATGGCCACAGCCTGAACGCATTACGGACTGCCTATGTGACCTCAGCTGGCCGTAAGGCTGCCGCTGGCGCGGGAGGCGTGGTTGGCGCTTTGGCGGACTCGCAACTGGGCGCATTGACTGAAGCACTGGTCAACAATCAGTTCTCACAAAGCCAGGAAACGCAGGCTGATGACTACGGCTTCGAGTTCATGAAAAAGTACAAGTACAAGGCCGCAGCCATGGAAAGTGCATTCCGTAAGCTTGCCCAGATGAGCGGCAAGTCATCGACTTTTGACAAGATGATGTCAAGCCACCCCGATGCCGAAGGGCGTGCCAAGCGGGTCAAGGAAAAGCTGTCCAAAGGCGGTTGA
- the metX gene encoding homoserine O-succinyltransferase MetX: MAEPNSVGIVTAQTAHFDQPLTLMSGAVLPAYDLTYETYGRLNADKSNAILICHALSGHHHVAGRHRLDDKSPGWWDNMIGPGKPIDTNRFFVVGVNNLGGCHGSTGPSTINPDTGKPYGSRFPLVLVADWVNAQARLADYLGIQQWAAVVGGSLGGMQALRWSISFPERIRHSIVIASAPKLTAQNIAFNDVARQAILTDPDFHGGDFYEHHTVPKRGLRLARMLGHITYLSDDGMGEKFGRMLRSGEYKYGFDVEFEIESYLRFQGDRFSGTFDANTYLIMTKALDYFDPARHYEHSLSKALEQAKARFLVVSFTSDWRFSPARSKEIVKALLDAKKHVSYAEIESAHGHDAFLMDDKPYHDLMRAYMTNIAKECAA; encoded by the coding sequence ATGGCCGAACCCAATTCCGTCGGTATCGTCACAGCACAAACAGCCCATTTCGATCAACCGCTGACGCTGATGAGTGGCGCGGTGCTGCCTGCTTACGATCTGACCTATGAAACCTATGGCCGACTCAATGCGGACAAAAGCAATGCCATCCTGATCTGTCATGCCTTATCTGGCCACCACCACGTTGCTGGGCGCCACCGGCTGGACGACAAATCTCCAGGCTGGTGGGACAATATGATCGGCCCTGGCAAACCCATCGATACCAACCGGTTCTTTGTGGTCGGGGTCAATAACCTGGGGGGCTGCCATGGCTCGACTGGCCCCTCCACGATCAACCCTGACACTGGCAAGCCATATGGCTCCCGTTTCCCGCTGGTGCTGGTGGCGGATTGGGTCAATGCACAGGCCCGTCTGGCAGATTACCTGGGCATTCAGCAGTGGGCGGCTGTCGTGGGTGGCAGCCTGGGCGGTATGCAGGCGTTGCGCTGGAGCATCAGCTTTCCTGAGCGCATCCGGCATAGCATCGTGATCGCCTCTGCGCCCAAGCTGACTGCACAGAACATCGCATTCAATGATGTAGCGCGGCAGGCCATTTTGACCGACCCGGATTTCCATGGTGGTGATTTCTACGAACACCACACCGTGCCCAAGCGAGGGTTGCGGCTGGCGCGCATGTTGGGTCATATCACCTATTTGTCGGATGACGGCATGGGTGAGAAATTTGGCCGGATGTTGCGCTCTGGTGAGTACAAGTACGGCTTCGATGTCGAATTTGAGATCGAAAGCTATCTACGCTTTCAAGGGGATCGTTTCTCCGGCACCTTCGATGCCAATACCTACCTGATCATGACCAAGGCGCTGGATTACTTCGACCCGGCCCGCCATTACGAACACAGTTTGTCCAAAGCCTTGGAGCAGGCCAAAGCCAGATTCCTGGTCGTCTCCTTCACCAGCGACTGGCGTTTCTCACCGGCCCGCTCCAAAGAGATCGTCAAAGCCTTGCTGGATGCGAAGAAGCACGTCAGCTATGCCGAAATCGAATCAGCACACGGTCACGACGCCTTTTTGATGGATGACAAGCCCTATCACGATCTGATGCGCGCTTATATGACCAATATCGCCAAGGAGTGCGCCGCATGA
- a CDS encoding AmpG family muropeptide MFS transporter: MNAPRLAAFHRMSIIFLLGFASGLPIALTGQAMQAWLTLDGIDIATIGFLSLVGLPYTFKFLWAPLMDRFEPPFLGRRRGWLVLTQLALAGTLAWMAANPPKADTTLFALIALGVAFLSASQDVVIDAYRTDVLKPNERGLGSSLSVFGYRLAMILSGGISLIWVDSAQGFGWSWPQVYSLMSGIMMAAAVVSLLALPSVPTTATPPRTVARNDVVGFLAVLMAVVFGYQLTNWLGSPLAKQLVSLLVTPDPITHALPVHAQKWADLISLLFGIMITLPLAWSAARVARFETLNQSLSSYFSQQGATAFLIFIILYKLGDAFAGALTTPFLIKGMGFSTAEVGVVNKVIGIWLTIIGALVGGVLMAWLGLFRSLLYFGILQLVSNVGFYLVALLGKGAWGSFELPPFDWVIVSLKHASEVDYLLLSAVAFENVASGMGTSAFVAFLMALCNQRFTATQYALLSAFAAVGRVWVGPLAGVLSESIGWPNFFILSILLAVPGIVILVWLKQEVSRLDTPAVDPLADD; encoded by the coding sequence ATGAATGCTCCCCGCCTTGCCGCTTTCCATCGTATGTCCATCATTTTTCTGCTGGGATTCGCATCGGGCCTGCCGATAGCGTTGACTGGGCAGGCCATGCAGGCCTGGCTCACCCTCGATGGCATCGATATCGCCACCATCGGCTTTTTGAGCCTGGTGGGCTTACCGTATACCTTCAAGTTTCTGTGGGCGCCGCTCATGGATCGTTTCGAGCCTCCTTTTCTGGGTAGACGGAGAGGGTGGCTGGTACTGACCCAGCTGGCCCTTGCCGGTACATTGGCATGGATGGCGGCCAATCCGCCCAAAGCCGATACCACTTTGTTTGCGCTGATCGCACTGGGGGTGGCCTTTCTCTCCGCATCGCAGGATGTGGTGATCGATGCCTATCGAACCGATGTGCTGAAACCCAATGAGCGGGGCCTGGGCTCATCGTTGTCGGTGTTTGGTTATCGCTTGGCCATGATCTTGTCAGGTGGTATCTCGCTGATCTGGGTCGATAGCGCACAAGGTTTCGGCTGGAGTTGGCCACAGGTATACAGCCTGATGTCTGGCATCATGATGGCCGCTGCTGTGGTGTCTTTACTGGCTTTGCCATCTGTTCCGACTACCGCCACGCCACCTCGCACTGTTGCAAGAAATGATGTCGTGGGGTTCCTGGCAGTGCTCATGGCCGTGGTATTTGGCTATCAGCTGACCAACTGGCTGGGCAGCCCGTTAGCCAAGCAGCTTGTTTCGCTGCTTGTCACGCCAGACCCCATCACCCATGCCTTACCTGTCCACGCACAGAAATGGGCGGATCTGATCAGCTTGCTGTTCGGCATCATGATCACCTTGCCATTGGCCTGGAGTGCCGCCAGAGTCGCACGCTTTGAAACGCTCAATCAATCACTGTCCAGCTATTTCAGCCAGCAAGGGGCGACAGCCTTTCTAATATTCATCATCCTCTACAAACTGGGTGACGCATTTGCCGGTGCGCTCACCACGCCGTTCCTGATCAAGGGCATGGGTTTTTCAACGGCTGAGGTCGGCGTGGTGAACAAAGTCATCGGCATCTGGCTGACCATCATCGGCGCGTTGGTAGGGGGAGTATTGATGGCATGGCTGGGTTTGTTCCGGTCGCTGCTGTACTTTGGCATCCTGCAACTGGTATCGAACGTAGGCTTTTATCTGGTGGCCTTGCTAGGTAAAGGGGCGTGGGGCAGCTTCGAGCTACCACCCTTCGATTGGGTGATCGTCTCGCTGAAGCACGCGTCTGAGGTCGATTATCTGCTGCTGTCAGCCGTGGCATTCGAAAATGTGGCGAGCGGGATGGGCACCAGCGCTTTTGTGGCATTCCTGATGGCGTTGTGCAACCAGCGTTTCACGGCAACCCAATATGCCTTGTTATCTGCCTTTGCTGCGGTTGGCAGGGTGTGGGTGGGCCCACTGGCCGGAGTGTTGTCTGAATCGATCGGCTGGCCCAATTTCTTTATCCTGTCGATTCTGCTGGCGGTGCCGGGGATAGTGATCTTGGTCTGGCTCAAACAAGAGGTGAGCCGGCTGGATACCCCGGCGGTCGATCCCTTGGCGGATGACTAG
- the fba gene encoding class II fructose-bisphosphate aldolase (catalyzes the reversible aldol condensation of dihydroxyacetonephosphate and glyceraldehyde 3-phosphate in the Calvin cycle, glycolysis, and/or gluconeogenesis) has translation MALVSMRQLLDHAAEYSYGLPAFNVNNLEQMRAIMEAADKVDAPVIVQASAGARKYAGAPFLRHLILAAVEEFPHIPVVMHQDHGTSPAVCQRSIQLGFSSVMMDGSLGEDGKTPTDYDYNVAVTRRVVDMAHACGVSVEGEIGCLGSLETGMAGEEDGIGAEGTLDHSQLLTDPEEAARFVKDTGVDALAIAIGTSHGAYKFTRPPTGDILAISRIKEIHARIPNTHLVMHGSSSVPQEWLKVINEFGGDMPETYGVPVEEIVEGIKHGVRKVNIDTDLRLASTGAVRRFLAQNKSEFDPRKYLKETITAMRDICIDRYQAFGAAGQASKIKAINLEKMADRYAKGELAQIVK, from the coding sequence CTGCTGGATCATGCAGCTGAATACAGCTATGGTCTGCCAGCCTTCAACGTCAACAACCTGGAACAGATGCGCGCCATCATGGAGGCCGCAGACAAAGTCGATGCCCCAGTGATCGTGCAGGCCTCTGCTGGCGCGCGCAAATACGCCGGTGCCCCCTTCCTGCGCCACCTGATTCTGGCAGCGGTCGAAGAGTTTCCCCATATCCCGGTCGTCATGCACCAAGACCATGGCACCAGTCCGGCAGTCTGCCAGCGCTCCATCCAGCTGGGCTTCAGCTCAGTGATGATGGACGGCTCCTTGGGTGAAGATGGCAAAACCCCCACCGACTACGATTACAACGTCGCCGTCACCAGGCGCGTGGTCGATATGGCGCACGCCTGCGGTGTATCGGTCGAAGGTGAGATCGGCTGCCTGGGCAGCCTGGAGACCGGTATGGCTGGCGAGGAAGACGGTATCGGCGCCGAGGGCACACTGGATCACAGCCAACTGCTGACCGACCCGGAAGAAGCCGCCCGCTTCGTGAAAGACACCGGTGTTGACGCCCTGGCAATCGCCATCGGCACCAGCCATGGTGCCTACAAATTCACCCGCCCCCCCACCGGCGACATCCTGGCTATCAGCCGCATCAAAGAGATCCACGCCCGCATCCCCAACACCCACTTGGTCATGCACGGCTCCAGCAGCGTGCCCCAAGAGTGGTTGAAGGTGATCAACGAATTCGGCGGCGACATGCCGGAAACCTACGGCGTGCCGGTTGAAGAAATCGTCGAAGGCATCAAACACGGCGTGCGTAAGGTCAACATCGACACCGACCTGCGCCTGGCCTCCACCGGTGCAGTGCGTCGCTTCCTCGCGCAGAACAAGAGCGAATTCGACCCACGTAAATACCTGAAGGAAACCATCACCGCCATGCGCGATATCTGTATCGATCGCTATCAGGCTTTCGGTGCGGCGGGGCAAGCCTCCAAGATCAAAGCCATCAACCTGGAAAAGATGGCCGACCGTTACGCCAAAGGCGAGCTGGCGCAGATCGTCAAGTAA
- a CDS encoding NAD(P)H-binding protein, with the protein MSQIKSLLIAGASGLTGRALLDMALNDATLERVCVLVRQPLGIQHPKLTELVIDFNELEHYRSVLKADALLCCLGTTIKQAGSEARFKTVDYFYPLQLAMMAKMNGIRRFGVISSLGADAHSRHFYLRTKGQLEKALTALAFDRLVIARPSLLIGQRAEVRLGERLGLIVGRLAGGLLRGKWARYRPISAQAVAWNLLDAIKSDSGQQTLESDVLAAHFAAAHP; encoded by the coding sequence ATGTCTCAAATCAAATCTCTTCTCATTGCAGGCGCGAGCGGCCTGACAGGCCGTGCCTTGCTGGACATGGCATTGAACGACGCGACATTGGAGCGGGTCTGTGTGTTGGTACGCCAACCATTGGGGATTCAACATCCCAAGCTGACCGAGCTGGTCATCGATTTCAACGAGTTGGAGCATTATCGTAGCGTATTGAAGGCCGATGCTTTGCTCTGTTGCCTGGGCACGACCATTAAACAAGCTGGAAGCGAGGCCCGTTTTAAGACGGTGGATTACTTCTACCCCTTGCAGCTGGCGATGATGGCGAAAATGAATGGAATCCGACGATTCGGTGTCATCTCCTCTTTAGGGGCCGATGCCCATTCCCGCCATTTTTACCTGCGCACCAAGGGGCAATTGGAAAAAGCCTTGACGGCGTTGGCGTTTGATCGGCTGGTGATCGCCCGTCCATCCTTATTGATCGGGCAACGTGCCGAAGTCAGGCTGGGTGAGCGCCTTGGGCTGATCGTGGGCAGACTGGCGGGTGGATTGTTGCGCGGCAAATGGGCGCGATATCGACCGATCTCAGCCCAGGCGGTGGCCTGGAATCTGCTGGATGCCATCAAATCAGATAGTGGGCAGCAGACACTGGAATCGGATGTGTTGGCTGCGCATTTTGCAGCTGCTCACCCATGA
- a CDS encoding STAS domain-containing protein: MQIRTERSDRKMKLILAGYFTFDAYREFKNQYTPLLESGDFSELEIDLGQVEYLDSSALGMLLLLRERMDNKPVVLSNAQGTVKQVLEVANFHHLFTMR; encoded by the coding sequence ATGCAAATCCGAACTGAACGCAGTGACAGAAAGATGAAGCTGATCTTGGCAGGTTATTTCACCTTTGACGCCTATCGAGAATTCAAGAACCAATATACGCCCCTGCTGGAGAGCGGTGATTTTTCCGAGTTGGAGATCGATCTGGGGCAGGTTGAATATCTGGACAGCTCGGCCCTGGGGATGTTGTTGCTACTACGTGAACGGATGGACAACAAGCCAGTGGTCTTGTCCAATGCCCAAGGCACAGTCAAACAAGTGCTGGAGGTCGCCAATTTCCACCATCTGTTCACAATGCGATAG
- a CDS encoding sulfite oxidase heme-binding subunit YedZ, with product MAKIMVFLICLYPLGRLLTLALTDHLGANPIEFITRSTGTWTLVGILLTLAITPLRRLTGMSWLLKLRRMLGLFAFFYASLHLTTYLWLDQFFDWSAIVRDIVKRPFITVGIAAWLLLLPLVLTSTNHMMKRLGRRWGQLHQVVYVIAILGVLHYWWLVKRDLTQPMIYAVVLTLLLGIRIWYRFCQKRPG from the coding sequence ATGGCCAAGATCATGGTCTTTCTGATCTGCCTGTATCCGCTTGGGCGGTTGCTCACATTGGCTTTGACAGATCATCTGGGCGCCAATCCGATTGAATTCATCACCCGGTCAACAGGCACCTGGACCTTGGTCGGCATATTGCTGACGCTCGCTATCACCCCTTTGCGGCGCCTGACAGGGATGAGCTGGCTATTGAAGCTACGCAGAATGCTGGGGCTGTTTGCCTTTTTCTATGCCAGCCTGCATTTGACAACCTATTTGTGGCTGGATCAGTTTTTTGACTGGTCAGCTATCGTTCGCGACATTGTCAAACGCCCATTCATCACGGTGGGGATTGCGGCTTGGCTGTTGCTGCTGCCCCTGGTGCTGACCTCGACCAATCACATGATGAAAAGGTTGGGGCGCCGGTGGGGACAACTGCATCAAGTGGTGTACGTGATCGCGATATTGGGTGTTTTGCATTATTGGTGGCTGGTCAAGCGAGACCTGACTCAGCCCATGATCTACGCCGTCGTACTGACCTTGTTGCTGGGGATAAGGATCTGGTATCGATTCTGCCAGAAACGCCCTGGTTGA
- a CDS encoding Rossmann-like and DUF2520 domain-containing protein — translation MTTPPRLNVIGAGRAGRVMARLLVSQGLMTLNQVCNRELRSAQQAVAWLGSGRAVDQFSQLSSADIWLVATPDDQLALVATQLAALGILHEADRVFHLSGSHSADVLDALHHQTAHLASLHPLMSFANPDLAFAGFAGTYCAVEGSPAWADQLQQWATQLGGISFALTAHQKTLYHAGAVQACNHLVALLETSLQCFELAGMPRAAALQALQPLLIGTLNNVHHLGTAAALTGPIARGDVGVVAKHVSGLDAQLPQVALIYRQLGQVACELAAQQGGAAAAQLQAIRRLLGAGDMAT, via the coding sequence ATGACCACCCCACCCAGGCTGAACGTGATTGGTGCCGGGCGGGCTGGGCGCGTCATGGCCAGGCTGCTTGTCAGCCAGGGCCTGATGACATTGAATCAAGTGTGCAACCGCGAGTTGCGCTCTGCCCAGCAAGCAGTGGCCTGGCTGGGCAGTGGCAGGGCTGTTGACCAGTTCAGCCAGCTGTCATCTGCCGACATCTGGCTGGTCGCCACGCCTGACGACCAGCTGGCGTTAGTTGCCACACAATTGGCAGCCTTGGGCATCCTTCATGAAGCAGATCGGGTATTTCACCTGTCTGGCTCACATTCTGCAGATGTCTTGGACGCCCTACACCACCAAACCGCCCACTTGGCCAGCCTTCACCCTTTGATGAGCTTTGCCAACCCTGACTTGGCATTCGCTGGGTTTGCCGGAACCTATTGTGCGGTGGAAGGCTCGCCAGCGTGGGCCGATCAGCTGCAACAGTGGGCCACCCAATTGGGCGGCATCTCTTTTGCGCTGACGGCACACCAGAAAACGCTCTACCATGCCGGGGCGGTGCAAGCCTGCAACCATTTGGTGGCGTTGCTGGAAACCAGCCTGCAATGCTTCGAGCTGGCAGGCATGCCAAGGGCTGCTGCGTTGCAGGCGCTACAGCCCTTGTTGATCGGCACACTGAACAATGTACATCACCTGGGGACGGCAGCTGCCCTGACCGGGCCGATCGCCCGAGGCGATGTGGGCGTGGTGGCCAAACATGTATCAGGGCTGGATGCGCAATTGCCACAGGTCGCGCTGATCTATCGGCAGCTGGGCCAAGTTGCATGTGAACTGGCGGCGCAACAAGGTGGGGCCGCCGCCGCTCAATTGCAGGCAATCCGCCGATTACTGGGCGCTGGCGATATGGCAACCTAG
- a CDS encoding hypoxanthine-guanine phosphoribosyltransferase — MSTNLDEIKRAYAEADCLVSPAEIEAALDDMAETITAKLADSNPLVYCVMNGGLVIAGRLISKLNFPLEVAYLHATRYGHEINGNYLDWRVRPTQDMRGRTVLVIDDILDVGTTLAAVMDHCIEEGAKEVLSAVLVNKLHDRKARPGMKADFVGVDVEDRFLFGCGMDYKGYWRNAPGIYALKGH, encoded by the coding sequence ATGTCGACGAATCTGGACGAAATCAAACGCGCCTACGCTGAAGCCGACTGCCTGGTATCCCCAGCAGAAATCGAAGCCGCTCTCGACGATATGGCTGAAACCATCACGGCCAAATTGGCTGATTCCAATCCGCTGGTGTACTGCGTGATGAATGGTGGCCTGGTGATTGCGGGTCGATTGATCTCCAAGCTCAATTTCCCGCTGGAAGTGGCCTATCTGCACGCCACCCGTTATGGTCATGAGATCAATGGCAACTACCTCGATTGGCGCGTGCGCCCCACACAGGATATGCGTGGCCGCACCGTACTGGTCATCGACGATATTCTGGATGTCGGCACCACCTTGGCGGCTGTCATGGATCACTGCATTGAAGAAGGCGCCAAGGAAGTGTTGTCCGCAGTGCTGGTGAATAAGCTGCATGACCGTAAGGCACGCCCTGGCATGAAGGCGGATTTCGTCGGTGTCGATGTCGAAGACCGTTTCCTGTTCGGCTGCGGCATGGACTACAAAGGCTATTGGCGTAATGCACCAGGGATATACGCGCTGAAAGGCCACTGA
- the metW gene encoding methionine biosynthesis protein MetW has product MSRPVTNKLRPDLLRIANWIKPDTRVLDLGCGDGSLLVHLRDTKQVSGYGVEIDVSNVIACVANGVDVIQNDLDSGLAGFESDSFDFVVLSLTLQSMRHVERVVEEMLRVGHEAIVTFPNFGYWKNRLQIFQGHMPVSETIPYEWYNTPNIHLCTVRDFEFFCEARGIHLLDRVVLHEGVDVDILPNLFGSLAIYRIRRP; this is encoded by the coding sequence ATGAGCCGCCCAGTCACCAACAAACTGCGCCCCGACCTGTTGCGCATCGCCAATTGGATCAAGCCCGATACCCGCGTGTTGGATCTGGGATGCGGCGATGGCTCCTTACTGGTCCATCTGCGTGATACCAAGCAGGTCAGCGGCTATGGGGTGGAGATCGATGTCAGCAATGTGATTGCCTGCGTAGCCAATGGGGTGGATGTCATTCAGAACGACTTGGATAGCGGGCTGGCTGGCTTTGAATCGGACTCCTTCGATTTCGTGGTGCTGTCGCTGACCCTGCAATCGATGCGCCATGTCGAAAGGGTGGTGGAGGAGATGCTGCGTGTCGGCCATGAGGCGATTGTCACCTTCCCGAATTTCGGCTACTGGAAGAACCGTCTGCAGATTTTTCAGGGCCATATGCCTGTGTCGGAAACCATTCCTTATGAGTGGTACAACACCCCGAACATCCACTTGTGTACGGTGCGTGACTTCGAGTTCTTTTGCGAGGCACGCGGTATTCACCTGTTGGATCGCGTGGTGCTGCACGAGGGGGTAGATGTGGACATCCTCCCGAATCTGTTCGGCAGCTTGGCCATATACCGTATCCGCCGTCCCTGA